One genomic window of Caballeronia sp. SBC1 includes the following:
- a CDS encoding acetyl-CoA C-acetyltransferase, translating into MKQAYIVDALRTPTGRRKGGLAHAHAADLGGFVLKELVARNSIPAHEYDDVIFGCVDTIGPLAGNIARTCWLAAGLPLNVPGVTVDRQCGSSQQAVHFAAQAVMSGTQHVVIAGGVQTMTQIPISSAMTAAEPLGFIDPFSGSIGWRGRFGDAPVSQFHAAQRIADRWNLSREAMEQYALESHRRALAAIEGGYFAREIVPFAGVTHDETPRPDTTLAKMATLQPLVPGGALTAAVSSQTCDAAAALLIVSEDALGRYGLTPRARIHHLSVLGDDPLWMLTAPIPATQHAMRRAGLALADIDVVELNEAFASVALAWLAETRYPHEKTNPNGGAIALGHPLGATGARLMTTLLHELERTQGRYGLQAMCEGGGLANVTIIERL; encoded by the coding sequence ATGAAACAGGCCTATATCGTCGATGCATTGCGCACGCCGACCGGACGCCGCAAGGGCGGTCTCGCCCACGCGCACGCAGCCGACCTCGGCGGCTTCGTGTTGAAAGAACTGGTCGCGCGCAACAGCATTCCCGCGCACGAATACGACGACGTGATCTTCGGTTGCGTCGATACGATCGGTCCGCTTGCGGGCAATATCGCCCGCACTTGCTGGCTCGCAGCGGGCTTACCGCTGAACGTGCCCGGTGTGACGGTGGACCGGCAATGCGGTTCTTCGCAACAGGCCGTGCACTTCGCGGCGCAGGCGGTAATGAGCGGCACGCAGCACGTCGTGATCGCAGGGGGCGTGCAGACCATGACGCAGATCCCGATCTCGTCAGCCATGACGGCGGCCGAACCGCTTGGTTTTATCGACCCGTTCTCCGGCAGCATAGGCTGGCGCGGGCGCTTTGGCGACGCGCCGGTTTCGCAGTTCCATGCGGCGCAGCGGATCGCGGATCGCTGGAACCTGTCACGCGAAGCGATGGAGCAGTACGCGCTGGAGAGCCACCGTCGCGCACTCGCGGCGATCGAAGGCGGCTATTTCGCCCGCGAGATCGTGCCGTTCGCCGGAGTAACCCATGACGAAACGCCGCGCCCCGACACAACACTCGCGAAGATGGCGACGCTCCAGCCGCTGGTGCCTGGCGGCGCATTGACGGCTGCGGTCTCGAGCCAGACGTGCGATGCGGCGGCCGCGCTGCTGATCGTGTCCGAAGACGCATTAGGACGCTATGGTCTGACGCCGCGCGCCCGCATCCATCACCTGAGCGTGCTCGGCGACGACCCGTTGTGGATGCTGACCGCGCCGATCCCCGCGACGCAGCACGCAATGCGCCGGGCGGGCCTCGCACTGGCCGACATCGATGTTGTGGAACTCAACGAAGCGTTTGCGTCGGTCGCGCTGGCGTGGCTTGCCGAGACCCGTTATCCGCACGAAAAAACCAACCCGAACGGCGGTGCGATTGCGCTTGGGCACCCGCTCGGCGCCACCGGCGCGCGCCTGATGACGACGCTGCTGCACGAACTGGAACGCACGCAAGGCCGCTACGGCTTGCAGGCGATGTGCGAAGGCGGCGGTCTCGCCAACGTCACGATCATCGAGCGCCTGTGA
- a CDS encoding enoyl-CoA hydratase: protein MQATLSTVGGNVVDYAVADGVATITMNRPEYHNAQNSAMTYALDDAFRRASHDDAVKVIVLAGAGKHFSAGHDIGTPGRDIDQSFERTSLWYDHVNKDGGEFLYAREQEVYLGMCRRWRDLPKPTIAMVQGACVAGGLMLAWVCDLIVASDDAFFSDPVVRMGIPGVEYFAHAYELNPRIAKEFLFLGERMDAARAYQMGMVNRVVPRDRLRDTAFEISAKIARMPRLGLALTKQAVNHVEELQGKRAAMDAAFAWHHFAHAHNELVSGDRLGGYDARKMAQSQRPVALDGEAGAEAGGQAGEASNRAGEAA, encoded by the coding sequence ATGCAAGCCACTCTGTCCACGGTCGGCGGGAACGTCGTCGACTATGCCGTCGCCGACGGCGTCGCCACGATTACGATGAACCGCCCCGAGTATCACAACGCGCAGAACTCGGCGATGACCTATGCACTCGACGATGCGTTCCGTCGCGCTTCGCACGACGATGCGGTGAAGGTCATCGTACTGGCCGGTGCGGGCAAGCATTTCTCTGCGGGCCATGATATTGGCACGCCCGGGCGCGATATTGATCAATCGTTCGAGCGGACTTCCCTCTGGTACGACCACGTCAACAAAGACGGCGGCGAATTCCTGTATGCGCGCGAGCAGGAGGTGTATCTCGGCATGTGCCGCCGTTGGCGCGATCTGCCCAAGCCGACTATCGCGATGGTGCAGGGCGCGTGTGTCGCAGGCGGCTTGATGCTCGCTTGGGTGTGCGACCTGATTGTGGCGTCGGACGACGCGTTCTTTTCCGATCCGGTCGTACGCATGGGCATTCCCGGCGTCGAATATTTCGCCCACGCGTATGAGCTGAATCCGCGCATTGCCAAGGAATTCCTGTTCCTCGGCGAACGGATGGATGCGGCGCGCGCCTATCAGATGGGCATGGTTAATCGCGTCGTGCCGCGTGACAGGCTGCGTGACACCGCGTTCGAGATCTCCGCAAAAATCGCGCGCATGCCGCGCCTCGGTCTCGCGCTGACCAAGCAGGCGGTCAATCACGTCGAGGAGTTGCAGGGCAAACGCGCCGCGATGGACGCGGCATTCGCGTGGCATCACTTCGCGCACGCGCACAACGAACTGGTGAGCGGCGACAGGCTGGGCGGCTACGACGCCCGCAAGATGGCGCAGTCGCAACGGCCCGTAGCGTTGGACGGCGAGGCGGGCGCAGAGGCGGGCGGCCAGGCTGGCGAAGCGTCGAACCGTGCCGGAGAAGCCGCATGA
- a CDS encoding CoA-transferase subunit beta, which translates to MSDSLDYSLAELMIVAAARLWRDDGEVLATGIGTGPRLAAGLARLAYNAGLMLTDGEAYLVESPVPLGPREAGYRVQASGLMTYERVFDCVWHGQRHALVMPTQIDRFGQANISWLGDDYARPKTQLLGARGFPGNSINHANSFFVSGHSKRTFVAGEVDMVCSVGYNPAREIPGMHAFTDLRSIVTDLCLMDFGGPAHAVRVRSLHPGVSFDEVQEATGFALLAHPEIGVTPPPDANDLRILRGLDPHDLRASVVRNNPAPRRA; encoded by the coding sequence GTGAGCGACTCTCTCGATTATTCCCTCGCTGAATTGATGATCGTCGCCGCGGCCCGCTTGTGGCGCGACGACGGCGAAGTGCTGGCCACCGGTATCGGCACCGGTCCGCGGCTTGCTGCGGGCCTTGCCCGCCTTGCCTATAACGCCGGCTTGATGCTCACCGACGGCGAAGCGTATCTGGTTGAGAGTCCGGTGCCGCTCGGGCCGCGCGAAGCGGGCTATCGCGTGCAAGCGTCCGGCTTGATGACCTATGAGCGCGTGTTCGATTGCGTGTGGCACGGACAGCGGCACGCGCTGGTGATGCCGACGCAGATCGACCGCTTCGGCCAGGCCAACATCTCATGGCTCGGCGACGACTATGCGCGACCGAAAACGCAACTGCTCGGCGCACGCGGTTTTCCCGGCAACAGCATCAATCATGCGAATTCGTTCTTCGTCAGCGGCCACAGCAAACGCACGTTTGTGGCGGGCGAAGTCGACATGGTGTGCAGCGTTGGGTATAACCCGGCGCGCGAGATTCCCGGCATGCACGCGTTCACCGATCTGCGCAGTATCGTCACCGATCTGTGCCTGATGGACTTCGGCGGCCCCGCTCATGCGGTGCGCGTGCGTTCGCTGCACCCGGGCGTGAGTTTCGACGAAGTTCAGGAGGCGACCGGTTTTGCGTTGCTCGCACATCCGGAGATCGGCGTCACGCCGCCGCCCGACGCCAATGATCTGCGCATCCTGCGCGGGCTCGACCCGCACGACCTGCGTGCGAGCGTGGTGCGCAACAACCCCGCGCCGCGTCGCGCCTGA
- a CDS encoding nitronate monooxygenase family protein codes for MTATLHTPLCDLLGCRYPIVQTAMGWVADARLVAATCNAGGFGFLAGATLEAERVEAEILRVKELTDRPFGINFHMFQPNAAQVVDLAIKHRLRAVSYGRGPDAKTIRRFKDAGVMCIPTVGAPKHAAKAVELGADAVTVQGAEGGGHTGSMPTTLLLPRVLDAVGVPVIAAGGFFDGRGLAAALGYGAAGIAMGTRFLMAEESPVPRATLERYVAVADPAQIRVSAALDGLPQRMIDNPYLLRLEAFGPLRRTLFALRTADAWRRQSGMSFAQMLGLGLKALGEHDYTASQTLMAANAPFLIQRAIVDGMPDEGVLPSGQVAAVIGAIEPCETLIARIIDEAVARLDALAALRTIPACPNKNQR; via the coding sequence ATGACCGCGACGCTGCATACGCCGCTATGCGATCTGCTCGGCTGCCGCTATCCGATCGTGCAGACGGCCATGGGTTGGGTCGCGGACGCCAGGCTCGTCGCGGCCACCTGCAATGCGGGCGGCTTTGGTTTTCTCGCCGGCGCGACGCTCGAAGCGGAACGGGTGGAGGCGGAAATCCTGCGCGTCAAGGAACTGACCGACCGCCCGTTCGGCATCAACTTTCACATGTTCCAGCCGAACGCGGCGCAGGTGGTTGATCTCGCGATCAAGCATCGGCTGCGCGCGGTGAGCTACGGCCGCGGACCCGACGCGAAAACGATCCGCCGGTTCAAGGATGCGGGCGTGATGTGCATCCCGACCGTCGGCGCGCCGAAGCATGCGGCCAAAGCGGTCGAACTGGGCGCCGATGCGGTCACGGTCCAGGGCGCCGAAGGCGGGGGCCACACCGGTTCGATGCCGACTACCTTGTTGCTGCCGCGCGTGCTCGACGCGGTCGGCGTGCCGGTGATCGCAGCAGGCGGTTTCTTCGATGGACGCGGTCTTGCGGCGGCGCTGGGTTATGGCGCTGCCGGCATCGCGATGGGCACGCGCTTTCTGATGGCCGAGGAGTCGCCCGTGCCGCGCGCGACGCTCGAGCGTTATGTCGCTGTCGCGGACCCGGCGCAGATCCGCGTGTCGGCGGCACTCGACGGGCTGCCGCAACGGATGATCGACAACCCCTATCTGCTGCGTCTCGAAGCCTTCGGGCCGCTGCGTCGGACCCTGTTTGCGCTGCGCACTGCCGACGCCTGGCGGCGTCAGAGCGGCATGAGTTTCGCGCAGATGCTCGGACTCGGTCTGAAGGCTTTGGGTGAGCACGACTATACGGCGAGCCAGACGCTGATGGCGGCGAATGCGCCGTTCCTGATCCAGCGCGCGATTGTCGACGGCATGCCGGACGAAGGCGTGTTGCCTAGCGGACAGGTCGCGGCCGTGATCGGCGCGATCGAACCGTGCGAGACGTTGATCGCCCGCATCATCGACGAAGCCGTGGCGCGGCTTGACGCGCTCGCGGCGTTGCGAACGATACCTGCATGCCCGAATAAAAATCAACGGTAG
- a CDS encoding acyl-CoA dehydrogenase family protein: MKLDYTQAQRAFRAEIRHWLAEHMPCEPLPSFDTEAGFAAHRAWERTLHSGRWSMVTWPRELGGRGCDLIEWLIFEEEYWRADAPMRVNQNGIFLLGPTLMDFGTDAQKARFLPAMAAGEHVWAQGWSEPNAGSDMAAIRASAIRTKGGSGDEYILNGQKIWSTRAVWADWLFGLFRSDPQSVRHHGLSFLMVPLSTPGITVRPIRQLNGHTGFAEIFFDDVRVPVDNRLAGEGMGWQVAMATAGFERGLMLRSPARFQRTAELLRDLYLAHRADADRDPGLRERVTGAWMDAQAYALATYATASRLQKGGHVGAESSTNKVFWSELDLRMHHTALDILGARSEVVPRSPIQHTTLGNWLDGFLFAQAGPIYAGTNEIQRNIIAERMLGMPRS; this comes from the coding sequence ATGAAGCTCGACTACACGCAGGCACAACGCGCGTTCCGTGCCGAGATCCGCCACTGGCTCGCCGAACACATGCCGTGCGAGCCGCTGCCGAGCTTCGACACCGAGGCAGGCTTCGCCGCGCATCGCGCGTGGGAACGCACGCTGCACTCCGGCCGCTGGAGCATGGTCACGTGGCCGCGCGAGCTGGGCGGACGCGGCTGCGATCTGATCGAGTGGCTGATCTTCGAGGAAGAGTACTGGCGCGCAGATGCGCCGATGCGCGTCAACCAGAACGGCATCTTCCTGCTTGGCCCGACGCTGATGGATTTTGGCACCGATGCGCAAAAAGCCCGTTTCCTGCCTGCGATGGCCGCAGGCGAGCACGTGTGGGCGCAGGGCTGGTCGGAGCCCAATGCCGGCTCCGACATGGCGGCGATTCGCGCCAGCGCGATCCGCACCAAAGGCGGGTCCGGCGACGAATACATCCTGAACGGTCAGAAAATCTGGTCGACCCGCGCCGTCTGGGCCGACTGGTTGTTCGGTCTTTTTCGCAGCGATCCGCAATCGGTGCGTCATCACGGCCTGAGCTTCCTGATGGTGCCGTTGTCGACGCCGGGTATCACCGTGCGCCCGATTCGTCAATTGAACGGTCACACTGGTTTTGCGGAGATTTTCTTCGACGACGTGCGAGTACCCGTGGACAACCGTCTCGCGGGTGAAGGCATGGGCTGGCAGGTCGCGATGGCAACCGCCGGCTTCGAGCGAGGCCTGATGTTGCGCTCGCCCGCACGCTTCCAGCGCACCGCTGAGTTGTTGCGCGATCTGTACCTCGCGCACCGCGCCGATGCCGACCGCGATCCGGGGCTGCGCGAACGCGTGACCGGCGCGTGGATGGACGCGCAAGCCTACGCACTCGCCACTTATGCCACCGCGAGCCGCCTGCAGAAGGGCGGTCACGTAGGCGCGGAGTCGAGCACTAACAAGGTGTTCTGGTCCGAACTCGATCTGCGCATGCATCACACCGCACTCGACATTCTCGGCGCGCGCTCGGAAGTCGTACCGCGCAGCCCGATACAACACACGACGCTCGGCAATTGGCTCGACGGTTTCCTGTTCGCGCAGGCTGGCCCGATCTACGCAGGCACCAACGAGATCCAGCGGAACATCATCGCCGAACGGATGCTCGGGATGCCGCGCTCGTGA
- a CDS encoding SDR family oxidoreductase, whose translation MGICNDRTVIITGAGGGLGRNYALAFAAEGAAVVVNDIRHEAAQAVCDEIAAAGGRALANTNDITRIDTAQRIVDAAHEAFGEIHVLVNNAGICRDRMFTSMTESDWDDVMNVHLRGHFCLAQLLAREWRDASKAGRTVDARIVNTSSGAGLQGSIGQANYGAAKAGIAALTLMQAAELSRYGVRVNALAPAARTSMTEGVFAEMMKKPADGFDYFDPANVAPLVVWLGSVQSSAVTGQVFEVAGGMIAIAEGWRTGPCVDKGARWNAADVGGAVAELIAQRRPAQQVYGS comes from the coding sequence ATGGGAATCTGCAACGACCGCACCGTGATCATAACCGGCGCGGGGGGCGGTCTCGGTCGCAATTATGCGCTGGCGTTCGCCGCCGAGGGCGCGGCGGTAGTGGTCAATGATATCCGTCACGAAGCAGCGCAGGCCGTTTGCGATGAGATCGCAGCAGCAGGCGGCAGGGCGCTCGCCAACACGAACGACATCACGCGTATCGATACCGCGCAGCGCATTGTCGACGCCGCGCACGAGGCGTTCGGCGAGATTCATGTGCTGGTGAACAACGCCGGTATTTGCCGGGACCGCATGTTCACGAGCATGACCGAAAGCGATTGGGACGACGTGATGAACGTGCATCTGCGCGGACACTTCTGCCTGGCGCAACTGCTTGCGCGTGAATGGCGCGACGCGTCGAAGGCGGGACGAACGGTGGATGCACGCATCGTCAATACAAGTTCGGGCGCCGGCTTGCAAGGCTCGATCGGGCAGGCGAACTATGGCGCAGCTAAGGCAGGCATCGCCGCGCTCACGCTGATGCAAGCGGCGGAACTGTCCCGCTACGGTGTGCGCGTGAATGCGCTGGCACCAGCAGCGCGCACATCGATGACTGAAGGCGTGTTTGCCGAGATGATGAAAAAACCTGCGGACGGCTTCGATTACTTCGATCCGGCCAACGTCGCGCCGCTTGTCGTGTGGCTTGGTAGCGTGCAGTCGAGCGCCGTGACGGGGCAGGTGTTTGAAGTAGCGGGCGGCATGATCGCGATCGCCGAAGGGTGGCGCACCGGGCCTTGCGTCGACAAGGGCGCCCGCTGGAACGCAGCCGACGTAGGCGGCGCGGTGGCGGAACTGATCGCGCAGAGGCGGCCTGCTCAGCAGGTCTACGGAAGCTGA
- a CDS encoding acyl-CoA dehydrogenase, with the protein MDFVFNEDQEALASTVKRFLMTEMTPELIRELWATPTGRSEPMWAMFAAQGLTAVSVPESHDGMGLSEIEWALLAQTYGYFAGPEPLLDTALVAVGMLDSLPASAWRDALLRDIAAGAARVAIAHPVNPYVSDAHVAQVLLCEREGELHRLAPHACTWQAVESIDPSRRLFELEWQASASTRVASADEAAPLFARALDQGAFAVAAQLLGLTQRVLDVAIDYSAQRKQFGKPVGSYQAVKHLLADVAIHYEFARPVVYRAACAIAANDPHRALYASHAKLAATAAAQLAARHAMQVHGAIGYTWELDLQIFMKRIWALSGSWGDTTFHKARVADTLIEARAPIGPARTFELE; encoded by the coding sequence ATGGATTTCGTATTCAACGAAGACCAGGAAGCGCTGGCGAGCACGGTCAAGCGGTTCCTGATGACCGAGATGACGCCGGAGCTGATTCGCGAACTGTGGGCCACGCCGACGGGACGCTCGGAGCCCATGTGGGCGATGTTCGCAGCGCAGGGGCTGACAGCCGTGTCCGTGCCGGAAAGTCACGACGGCATGGGCCTGTCGGAGATCGAGTGGGCGTTGCTCGCGCAGACCTACGGTTATTTCGCCGGGCCCGAGCCGCTGCTCGATACCGCACTGGTTGCGGTTGGCATGCTCGACAGCTTGCCGGCGAGCGCGTGGCGCGATGCGCTGTTGCGTGATATTGCAGCGGGCGCGGCGCGGGTGGCGATCGCGCATCCGGTGAATCCCTATGTCAGCGACGCGCACGTGGCGCAGGTGCTGCTGTGCGAACGGGAGGGCGAACTGCACCGGCTCGCGCCGCACGCGTGCACCTGGCAGGCGGTTGAAAGTATCGACCCGTCGCGGCGGCTGTTCGAACTCGAATGGCAAGCGTCGGCGAGCACACGGGTTGCATCGGCAGATGAAGCCGCACCGCTCTTTGCCCGGGCACTGGATCAGGGCGCGTTTGCCGTTGCCGCGCAATTGCTCGGCTTGACGCAGCGGGTTCTTGACGTCGCGATCGACTACAGCGCGCAACGCAAGCAGTTCGGCAAGCCTGTCGGCTCGTATCAGGCAGTGAAGCACTTGCTCGCCGATGTCGCGATCCACTATGAATTTGCGCGGCCGGTGGTGTATCGGGCCGCGTGTGCGATTGCCGCCAACGACCCGCATCGCGCGCTCTACGCCTCGCACGCGAAACTCGCCGCGACCGCTGCGGCGCAGCTCGCCGCCCGTCATGCGATGCAGGTTCACGGGGCGATCGGCTACACGTGGGAACTGGATCTGCAGATTTTCATGAAACGCATCTGGGCGCTCTCAGGCAGTTGGGGCGACACCACGTTTCACAAGGCTCGGGTAGCAGACACGTTAATCGAGGCCCGCGCACCGATCGGCCCGGCCCGTACTTTCGAACTGGAATAA
- a CDS encoding acyl-CoA dehydrogenase family protein: protein MNSETREQQLRIQVSGWMKTHLAGEFACLKYRGGPGDEEAYPALRKAWERELAAGGWTGLGWPAEAGGRALPVAEQVIFHEEYARAGGPGRMGHIGEGLLGPTLIACGTRSQRERFLPGILAGTQFWCQGYSEPGAGSDLANVRTRAVREADGAWRVAGQKVWTSLAHDSEWIFVIARTDPESRGNRGLSFLLMPLDQPGIEIRPIKQLNGGAEFNEVFFDGALAAADDLVGAPGDGWRIAMTLLGFERGMSTLGQQMQFIRELDWVIDTAHEAGVADDPAIRQRIARAWAGLRVMRYNALRMLAGADDASAALSREALIYKYYWSNWHRDLGQLAMDVLGPSANIVDTTDEKRTRLQGVFLFSRADTIYAGTNEIQLNIMAERGLGMPREPRGTL from the coding sequence ATGAACAGCGAAACACGTGAACAGCAACTACGTATCCAAGTCTCCGGCTGGATGAAGACACACCTCGCGGGCGAGTTCGCGTGCCTGAAATATCGCGGCGGTCCCGGCGACGAAGAAGCCTACCCGGCGCTGCGCAAGGCATGGGAACGCGAACTGGCCGCTGGTGGCTGGACCGGCCTCGGCTGGCCCGCGGAGGCGGGTGGCCGCGCATTGCCCGTGGCGGAGCAGGTGATTTTTCACGAAGAATATGCGCGCGCCGGCGGTCCGGGGCGCATGGGCCATATCGGCGAAGGGTTGCTCGGCCCGACGTTGATCGCATGCGGCACGCGGTCGCAACGCGAGCGCTTTCTGCCCGGCATTCTGGCGGGCACGCAGTTCTGGTGCCAAGGCTACTCGGAACCGGGCGCCGGCTCCGATCTCGCCAACGTCCGCACACGCGCTGTACGCGAAGCCGACGGTGCATGGCGCGTAGCCGGCCAGAAAGTCTGGACTTCGCTCGCGCACGATTCCGAGTGGATCTTCGTGATTGCGCGCACCGATCCGGAATCGCGCGGCAATCGCGGACTGTCGTTTCTGCTGATGCCGCTCGACCAGCCGGGCATCGAGATCCGGCCGATCAAACAATTGAACGGCGGCGCGGAATTCAACGAGGTGTTCTTCGATGGCGCGCTCGCAGCGGCGGACGATCTGGTCGGCGCACCCGGTGACGGCTGGCGCATCGCGATGACCTTGCTTGGCTTCGAGCGCGGCATGTCAACGCTAGGCCAGCAGATGCAGTTCATTCGCGAACTCGACTGGGTGATCGACACTGCGCACGAAGCTGGCGTCGCCGACGACCCGGCGATCCGTCAGCGCATCGCCCGGGCATGGGCCGGACTGCGAGTGATGCGCTACAACGCGCTGCGCATGCTGGCTGGCGCCGACGACGCGAGCGCCGCATTGAGCCGTGAGGCGCTGATCTACAAATACTACTGGTCGAACTGGCACCGCGATCTGGGCCAACTGGCGATGGACGTGCTCGGCCCGAGCGCGAACATTGTCGACACCACCGATGAAAAGCGTACGCGTCTGCAAGGCGTGTTTCTGTTTTCGCGCGCCGACACGATCTACGCCGGCACTAACGAGATTCAACTGAACATCATGGCCGAGCGCGGGCTCGGCATGCCCAGGGAACCCCGAGGAACCTTATGA
- a CDS encoding enoyl-CoA hydratase family protein, which yields MTEPLNRVRQLPFRIEREHGIGELVIDQPPVNALDSCGWQQLADAIDELGRDESVHVIVLRGEGRGFCAGVDIKELAAHPERIVTVNAGNYATFRAVHRNPKPVIVAVHGFVLGGGIGICGAADVIVASECARFGVPEIDRGAMGGGAHLQRMFGVQKVRAMYFTGDMVDAAEAYRLGAVERVVPRAQLRDAALEMARKIAAKSPAMLQLAKEALNGVEDGDLEDKYRWEQGFTLQAYMTNDSAEARSAFVEKRDAHFDAPFEAPLNTAAVGHA from the coding sequence ATGACAGAACCACTCAACCGCGTGCGCCAGCTGCCGTTCAGGATCGAACGGGAACACGGGATCGGCGAACTGGTGATCGACCAGCCTCCCGTGAATGCACTCGATTCTTGCGGCTGGCAACAACTGGCCGACGCCATCGATGAACTGGGCCGCGACGAGTCGGTGCACGTCATCGTGTTGCGCGGCGAAGGGCGGGGCTTTTGCGCGGGCGTCGATATCAAGGAACTGGCGGCACACCCGGAGCGGATCGTCACGGTCAATGCAGGCAACTACGCTACGTTTCGCGCAGTGCACCGCAATCCGAAGCCGGTGATCGTCGCGGTGCACGGCTTCGTGCTGGGTGGAGGCATTGGTATTTGCGGCGCAGCGGACGTGATCGTCGCGTCTGAATGTGCCCGCTTCGGTGTGCCGGAAATCGATCGCGGCGCGATGGGCGGTGGCGCGCACCTGCAACGGATGTTCGGCGTACAGAAAGTACGCGCGATGTATTTCACCGGCGACATGGTGGACGCGGCAGAAGCGTATCGCCTCGGCGCCGTCGAACGGGTCGTGCCGCGCGCGCAGTTGCGCGACGCCGCACTGGAGATGGCCCGCAAGATCGCGGCGAAGAGCCCGGCCATGCTGCAGCTCGCCAAAGAAGCGCTGAACGGCGTCGAAGACGGCGACCTCGAGGACAAATACCGCTGGGAGCAGGGTTTCACGCTGCAGGCCTACATGACGAACGACTCGGCCGAAGCGCGCTCGGCGTTCGTCGAAAAGCGTGACGCGCATTTCGACGCGCCGTTTGAGGCTCCATTAAACACCGCCGCCGTGGGGCACGCATGA
- a CDS encoding acyl-CoA dehydrogenase family protein, whose amino-acid sequence MNLALSEEQTMIRDAAAEVLAERSASAAVRHAIEHTAGRDEVLWRTLGGELGWCGLGVPEAAGGAGLGALELVLLMEQMGRRLVCVPYFSTVCLAGAALAQCESGQADARLTRIAEGKVSATLALHATVRFELRSHLSDAVPVLAVQTANGYVLSGTLDQVFDGATADLLIVPARIANGAQAEAQAVALFEIDVTSTGLIRTPLVTLDATRPLARVELHAVEAPWSAVLATGRKAELLLSRTAWFAALALAAEQLGGAQHCLDLTLAYAAERVQFGRTIASFQAVKHRCAQMMVEIEATRSAVFGAARAWDDSGCSTGTVPRDVLADIATAKATANDTFRFCAQEAIQLHGGVGFTWEYDPQLYFKRAQASSAQFGSTSQLLSMLAEQVIDRTAPRADASMLEGAAR is encoded by the coding sequence ATGAACCTCGCGCTCTCGGAAGAACAAACCATGATTCGCGACGCCGCGGCCGAGGTGCTGGCCGAGCGCAGCGCATCGGCTGCGGTGCGGCATGCGATCGAACATACCGCGGGACGCGACGAAGTCCTGTGGCGCACGCTTGGCGGGGAACTCGGGTGGTGCGGGCTGGGCGTGCCGGAAGCGGCGGGCGGCGCCGGACTTGGCGCGCTGGAACTGGTTCTGCTGATGGAGCAGATGGGCCGGCGCCTCGTTTGCGTGCCTTATTTCAGCACGGTGTGCCTCGCAGGTGCAGCGCTCGCGCAATGCGAATCCGGGCAGGCCGACGCGCGGCTTACGCGGATCGCGGAGGGCAAGGTGAGCGCGACTTTGGCTCTGCACGCGACAGTACGCTTTGAACTGCGTTCGCACCTGTCGGACGCGGTGCCGGTGCTCGCAGTGCAAACCGCCAACGGATATGTTCTTTCGGGCACGCTGGATCAGGTATTCGATGGCGCAACCGCCGACCTGTTGATCGTGCCCGCGCGGATTGCCAACGGGGCACAAGCCGAAGCGCAAGCCGTGGCGCTGTTCGAGATCGATGTGACGTCAACCGGACTCATTCGCACGCCGCTGGTCACGCTCGATGCGACGCGTCCGCTGGCGCGAGTCGAACTGCACGCCGTGGAGGCGCCATGGAGCGCGGTTCTTGCAACCGGCCGCAAGGCTGAACTTTTACTGTCTCGCACCGCGTGGTTCGCCGCACTCGCGCTGGCCGCCGAACAGCTCGGCGGCGCTCAGCACTGTCTCGACCTGACGCTCGCCTATGCCGCCGAGCGCGTGCAGTTTGGCCGCACGATCGCCTCGTTCCAGGCGGTCAAGCATCGCTGCGCGCAAATGATGGTGGAGATCGAGGCAACCCGTTCTGCAGTGTTCGGCGCGGCACGGGCATGGGACGACTCGGGTTGCTCGACCGGCACTGTGCCGAGAGACGTGCTCGCCGACATTGCCACCGCCAAGGCCACGGCTAACGACACGTTCCGCTTTTGCGCGCAGGAAGCGATTCAATTGCACGGTGGCGTCGGCTTCACGTGGGAGTACGACCCGCAGCTTTACTTCAAACGTGCGCAGGCATCCAGCGCGCAATTCGGCTCGACATCGCAACTGCTGTCGATGCTGGCGGAGCAAGTGATCGATCGCACCGCGCCGCGCGCTGACGCATCAATGCTGGAAGGAGCCGCGCGATGA